The DNA sequence CTCTCTCCGCTGGAACCGTTATTTTGCTTTTTAAGAGAAATAGCGGTTCTAGCTCTCTCTGCTGGAACCATTAGTTTAGTTTTTCAGCGAAATAGCGGTCCCAGCGCACCACGCTGCAACCATTATTTTAGTTTTTCAGCGAAATAGCGGTCCCAGCGCACCTCGCTGTAACCATTATTTTAGTTTTCCAGTGAAATAGCGGTCCTAGCTCTCTTCGCTGCAACCATTATTTTAGTTTTTCAGCGAAATAGCGGTCCCAGCGCACCTCGCTGCAACCATTATTTTAGTTTTTCAGCGAAATACCGGTTCTAGCGCACCTCGCTGCAACCATTATTTTAGTTTTCCCAATGAAATCGCTTCCCGGCTCACTCCTTTCTTCCGCTGTTACTGTTTTCAGAGAAGCCATGGTCTTACCTTATCACTCTGAATTCAAACCACAAAAATCCCCCTATCTTTATTTCGTTTGAGGGTCGACTTTTCCAGACCCTTTTCAGTCGTTCTAGAAGCCAGAGAAATAAATTTAATCAAATTGTAAATAAAATACTTTTTAAAGTAACAAAAACGGGGAATAAAATGAATAGATTACTTATCTCTATAAAAATTTGAAATACCGGAGGGAATAACCATGAAAAAGTCGACAATGAACATGGCTGCAGGAATCCTGCTATCTGCTGGCGGAGCTGCACTGGCCATTGCGGCAATGAAGAAGCGCAGCGAAGAATCTGCCACTAATACAAGTACCTTTTCATACACAATCAAAGACGGCGTCATAGAAGACACGAGTATGCGGAACAGTGAGAGGATTGACCAGATTGAAAGTGTGGATGCCGATAAAGTGGATGCTGAAAAAGGGCTCACCCAGTATGACTCAGCCTTAAGGGCAGAATGGGTAGCCAATGGATTCCCCCAGACCCGGATGGAGATAGAACTGGAGGAACAGGACATCTAATGAAGGCCTAAAAAGGACTGGCAGAGTCCTTTTTTTCTGGGAATCATAAGCTCTTCGCTCTCTTCTTAACCATTTATAACAAAACATAAATACCAGCTTAATATTTCCCTATTAATATAGAAATCAGCGGGGGCAGCATGCGTGGCTGCCATGGCATTTGGCGAAGGAGGAGCCAGATGCAGGGACAATCCTTTAAAGGGGGCTGGAATTTATGTTTGAATTTATTACAAGGCTGCTGATTCTTACGCCTGTTTTAACCCTGTTTCCTTAATGGCGGCTGTCACATACAGCAATTATTCTGTCGCGTATTTTTCCTTTTTATAAATATTACATATAAAATCCTCTATGATTACTTTGTGGCTGCCCACCATATTCTCCGGAAACTCATCTGGGTGGTAAAATTTAATATTCATCGATTCCTGCGGATCCATTTTCATCTCACCACTAAACGTTTCAGTAAAATATGCAATAGTGACTGCGTAAAATTGATCTCCATTTTCGGCCGTCACCAAATAATTCTTTCCAGAATAAACATTAATCAGCTTTAGAGAACCGGCTGTCAGGCCTGTTTCTTCCCACACCTCCCGCATGCATGTTTCTTCTGCAGACTCCCCAAGTTCCATCAGCCCGCCAGGCAGGCCCCATGATCCTGCCGGAAACACCCTCTGCTGAAGCAGCAGCTGTCCCCTCTTATTGACCAATATCCCAACACTGCCTGTAAGAATAAGCGGCCTGTGGCCAACAATCTTCCTTAGCTCTTCTATATAGCCCATTTGTGCGCCCCCATTCATGTGTTATTAAAGGCTTTTTTATTGTAAAATTCTCCCGCATAAGAGATCCCTCTATGTTATATTGAAAAAAAGAGCAGGAGGACCTTTTTATGAAAATCACCAATACAATTCCTTTTTTTCTCGAAACAGGACATCTTTCCGCTGATTTTTTCAGGGAATACCATCGACAGTATCCTGATATTTTTGCACAGTATTTTCAGTATCACTGCAGGAATCATGAAAAACGCATACCAAAAAGCATTGAGCAGCTTGAGTGTGAAAAAAACCATATTCAAAGAGTGCAGGAAAATATCCTTCCCATTATTCACGAGACGGCCGCCAGGTTTAAAGCAGCTTATGGAGTCGAGTTTCCAATTGAAGTCAGCCTGATTGCCGGCATTTATGGATCAAATGCCTATACTTGGCGGCAAATCATCCCGAATATTACTTTTGCTCTGGAGCAGCTGACCGATGATAAGGAACATTTAAGGGCCATCGTTTCCCATGAATTCGGCCATGCTGCACAAAATATTCTCAGTGATCAGGCTGGAATGGACTGGAAAAGCGTTTCATGG is a window from the Bacillus infantis NRRL B-14911 genome containing:
- a CDS encoding NUDIX hydrolase, producing the protein MGYIEELRKIVGHRPLILTGSVGILVNKRGQLLLQQRVFPAGSWGLPGGLMELGESAEETCMREVWEETGLTAGSLKLINVYSGKNYLVTAENGDQFYAVTIAYFTETFSGEMKMDPQESMNIKFYHPDEFPENMVGSHKVIIEDFICNIYKKEKYATE